In Porites lutea chromosome 1, jaPorLute2.1, whole genome shotgun sequence, a single genomic region encodes these proteins:
- the LOC140946502 gene encoding cytochrome P450 27C1-like encodes MAFVRNLKPSRLSWAHYKQQTIIFNKWNRAIALPVSSVVLSGNDTVKSFADLPGPVNLPVVGTSWSVLVGKKGESLGKRILSVQRDHVNKYGNILKQSLAGHTMVEIADPADVTKVLRSEAKYPQRFEFPILDYYREKRQKIPGVFFADGPEWYKLRSVLSKRMLRPKQVADYASGFNDIITDFVYRLRSVREPKESAHAYEVSELDNELFKWSFESVAEMLFDKRFGCLEPQVNEEAQIFIKAVGDFLHNAVVVGFLPVWFYKIYETQQFKEFSNNFDIMYKYAELFIERRIKELKAKPLDSTRLEDDKAGFFEYLLSSGKLTIADLLACVIDVLFAGVDTTSNTMQWVLYMMAKHPNRQDILRHEVISVLGNETIASPTELSQMPYLKAWVRETLRLYPVLSALFRILPTDMVLSGYHIPAGTQVNVLAYYMSRDESIFKDAHKFQPERWLRDKEPHSSKFIDSKEVFSSIPFGFGTRMCLGRRIAELELHLLLARIVQQFDIRYPPDADDVQPYNRGVTIPDRPLRVQFVDRTF; translated from the coding sequence ATGGCTTTTGTGCGAAATCTCAAACCTTCCAGGTTGTCTTGGGCGCATTACAAGCAGCAAACCATCATCTTCAATAAATGGAACCGAGCGATCGCTCTTCCGGTGTCTTCTGTAGTTTTATCGGGTAATGATACCGTCAAGTCATTTGCTGACCTTCCCGGACCCGTCAATCTTCCAGTTGTAGGAACATCCTGGAGCGTTTTGGTTGGAAAGAAAGGCGAGTCACTCGGAAAGCGGATACTGTCGGTACAGAGAGACCATGTTAATAAGTACGGCAATATCCTCAAACAAAGCCTTGCTGGTCATACCATGGTTGAAATTGCGGATCCCGCGGATGTCACAAAAGTACTGCGATCCGAGGCGAAGTATCCACAACGATTCGAGTTTCCTATTCTTGattattatcgcgaaaaacggCAAAAGATTCCTGGCGTGTTCTTTGCAGATGGCCCTGAGTGGTACAAACTTCGCAGTGTTTTAAGCAAACGCATGCTTCGACCCAAACAAGTGGCTGATTACGCTTCGGGTTTTAACGACATTATAACTGACTTTGTTTACAGATTACGCTCAGTTCGTGAGCCTAAAGAATCAGCCCATGCTTACGAGGTTAGTGAACTTGATAACGAGTTATTCAAGTGGTCATTTGAGTCTGTTGCAGAGATGCTCTTTGACAAGAGATTTGGTTGTCTTGAACCACAAGTGAACGAAGAAGCCCAGATCTTTATTAAAGCGGTCGGAGATTTTCTCCACAATGCAGTCGTGGTAGGGTTCTTACCAGTATGGTTCTATAAGATCTATGAGACCCAACAGTTCAAAGAGTTCAGTAATAATTTCGACATCATGTACAAATACGCTGAATTGTTTATTGAGAGAAGGATAAAGGAGCTTAAAGCCAAGCCTCTTGACTCGACAAGACTGGAGGATGACAAAGCAGGTTTCTTCGAGTATCTTCTTTCAAGTGGAAAGCTCACTATCGCAGATCTGCTTGCGTGTGTGATAGACGTTCTGTTCGCTGGAGTTGACACAACCTCCAACACGATGCAGTGGGTTTTATATATGATGGCCAAACACCCAAACAGACAAGACATTCTACGCCACGAAGTCATTTCTGTCCTCGGAAATGAAACGATTGCCAGCCCCACTGAACTTTCACAAATGCCTTATCTGAAAGCCTGGGTTCGCGAAACGTTGCGATTGTATCCTGTTTTATCAGCATTGTTCCGAATTTTGCCCACAGATATGGTTCTTAGCGGGTATCACATCCCCGCAGGCACTCAAGTTAATGTCTTGGCCTATTACATGAGCCGAGATGAAAGTATTTTCAAAGATGCCCATAAATTCCAACCAGAAAGATGGCTTCGCGACAAGGAACCACATAGCAGCAAGTTCATTGATTCCAAAGAGGTATTCTCTTCTATTCCGTTCGGGTTTGGTACCCGTATGTGTCTCGGTCGCCGTATAGCTGAGCTGGAGCTCCATCTTTTATTGGCCAGAATCGTGCAGCAGTTTGACATCCGTTACCCCCCTGATGCTGATGATGTACAGCCATATAACAGGGGGGTGACTATTCCTGACAGACCGCTAAGAGTACAATTTGTAGACAGGACATTTTAG